A DNA window from Doryrhamphus excisus isolate RoL2022-K1 chromosome 2, RoL_Dexc_1.0, whole genome shotgun sequence contains the following coding sequences:
- the LOC131119968 gene encoding cilia- and flagella-associated protein 44-like isoform X1 — protein sequence MSRHNVTTRRQLSTDMYYKYEELYSRPFITPGSDIPENLLNLDHSFGYDCQRRENLQLLDDRTLFFIAGQMIIILDVSTKQQRYLRSCNTAGIGSIGVHPRKDYFAVAEKGHKPLLIVYEYPSIRAYRILREGTERAFCSVNFNSDGSLLASLGSTPDYMLTVWNWREEEVVLRCKAISQEVYRVSFSPYNPGLLTSSGSGHIKFWKMANTFTGLKLEGLIGHFGKTAATDIDGYIELPDGKVVSGSNWGNLLLWDGNTIKVELCRKGGRCCHDGVVQPFALEDGQLMTFGSDGVIRGWDFETIDTAQDSGGSSKFEVEPMNELVVGHHVCLSSIVKSSQPDSNVWFAQDSTGAIWKLDLSFKYTTPDPECLFSFHVGPIKGLDVSKKSHLMATTALDRSVRVFDFLAKTELTCSRFSQGGTALHWAPLTVSQTGSLLVTGFEDGVVRLLELFDPKEVHSYKVDAQLRLKQAFKPHNASVTAMAYECNGKILATGSSDCTVFFFNVGETYEPIGFVSVPGPVEVLEWSPHSHNDNRLLILCQNGHIVEVPCPDPKTFKQTKSYELLELPRRSFCFKSIKSQIKREDEIARRQALNEKRQNERQENQITQEEEELPSIYIPNPPSPLYWGFYSQPGQFWLSMGGYDSGFLYHCKFSDNQDEDPDQRKDEPFDFLVIHNGDDDWICSVTFSSNRQLMLCGMHSGSIRVYPLDPNDHSLTSMRAYWELSIHDSMYGHLRNISSSHDDHFVLTAGDDGNIFSFSLLPPEELQKTFQRKKAKVPSPKVDFENEELAQDIDDPAAYSIKMAKQKLEKDRLWQEAERKKSDKRKKLSEIQEMFEKLLKENQELPGHIRLTPTELQLDPRFEELAEIEKAVKVKEVQDQMSWEEEHSRIALNKLQNWVKGSSGSDVLTVFAIHTGHKVSTYNIPALSSVHIQQQCRSVDSSSNETAQGERRKSKDQPVKDSSETDEEDVPHTLVTRSLGVKLADRQIERLQKAAEKAKQAQAKIEKRKQEWDKLYAEKPKKNCEDPQDVQAICEAKEKIGDLKLKTDKDFTVPKHLRMSADRKKAEIKDLEDNIREKQTEMNRDIWALRDSKLRLVAKLQMQAQKLQRVQSLLPSHLHRCPPPLPAIRPEEIPDKRQRCSRALLDRYRVLREQRFQCTELKNQEVGLLEQLEEEVGELEEAEEIAKLSCVALEEEEEEEEEEEEDKPPEEQEAQLSEETKNSKLLHIQDSLLEKIESSVHQFDKEHLMCLNKLQKLDWKLKLGNLRQLTLYQELLLLKEVDKNEKTLQEKLNIRLKEEKNLTSKLEECQEDLEQKRKDIAKVQEREKAVSKAFRASLGDDKKFEEYLFKVFKKKVKRAKKKEQAGHEENENDSGEDFDDYENWDDDDDESWGTPEGEAAVEECPPDCDPKLFEHILQLRERRLDLEERLAEEKKSADVLERECDMLIKKLKSMQVSRKAAEDDLEQVNREKQQQMNQLDVVVPLCLHQIEFDADGPATSDLSSALVLNRTELQRLQEQVNHLEAEKSQQTEVYSQARQQYTRLVQERKDMNVQIRLLEKLCNQLMMTRFGREVDLEVLQTLSGNRTVEELKQQKLLQEAANAKEIKQWDIKVEKACEVLMGMTKSNTERLLCLNSLFEQKKELEQKLDARQKKIDKQLQDFSRQSDRNEVWRLQELVRKQAQQVETLSTEINLLSRKGGHILPSSHNQLPPLVSWTKPTVQTHTREAGGPHSNRQDRKAWNVYQQKTGVTK from the exons ATGTCACGTCACAACGTCACAAC GAGGAGACAACTCTCTACTGATATGTACTACAAATATGAGGAACTGTATTCCAGACCGTTCATTACACCTGGTTCTGACATCCCAGAGAACCTCCTCAACCTCGA TCACTCGTTCGGCTACGACTGTCAACGCAGAGAAAACCTGCAGCTGCTGGATGATAGAACGCTGTTCTTTATAGCTGGTCAGATGATCATAATACTAGATGTTTCTACAAAGCAGCAGAGGTACCTTCGCTCCTGCAACACTGCAGGAATTGGCTCCATCGGG GTACACCCAAGAAAAGACTATTTTGCAGTGGCCGAGAAGGGACACAAACCACTGCTGATAGTATATGAATACCCTTCAATACGAGCATATCGCATCCTCAGAG agggtACAGAGCGTGCATTCTGCTCCGTCAACTTTAACAGCGACGGGAGTCTTCTGGCCAGCCTGGGCAGTACACCTGACTACATGCTGACAGTGTGGAACTggagggaggaggaagtggtccTCAGGTGCAAAGCCATTTCTCAGGAGGTCTACAGAGTGAGCTTCTCGCCATACAACCCCGGACTGCTGACATCATCAGGATCCGGACACATCAA GTTCTGGAAAATGGCCAACACATTTACTGGTCTCAAACTGGAGGGGCTTATTGGGCATTTTGGAAAAACTGCAGCGACTGACATTGATGGCTACATAGAACTTCCAGATGGAAAG GTGGTGTCTGGCTCCAACTGGGGCAACCTGTTGCTGTGGGATGGAAACACCATTAAAGTGGAGCTCTGCAGAAAGGGAGGACGGTGTTGTCATGATGGGGTTGTCCAGCCTTTTGCTTTGGAAGACGGACAGCTGATGACTTTTGGCTCCGATGGAGTCATCCGG GGCTGGGACTTTGAGACCATTGATACCGCCCAAGACAGCGGCGGGAGCAGCAAGTTCGAGGTGGAGCCAATGAATGAGTTGGTGGTTGGACATCATGTTTGCTTGTCCTCAATCGTAAAAAGCTCTCAACCCGACTCTAATGTTTGGTTTGCTCAG GATTCCACTGGAGCCATTTGGAAGTTGGACCTGTCATTCAAATACACA ACTCCTGATCCCGAATGCCTCTTTTCCTTCCACGTTGGACCAATCAAGGGTCTGGATGTCTCCAAGAAAAGTCATCTCATGGCCACAACTGCTCTGGATC GCTCAGTCAGAGTCTTTGACTTTCTGGCAAAAACAGAACTGACCTGTAGCCGCTTCAGCCAGGGTGGAACTGCTCTCCATTGGGCCCCCCTTACG GTCAGCCAGACTGGAAGTTTGCTCGTGACGGGTTTTGAAGATGGGGTGGTCCGCTTACTGGAGCTTTTTGACCCCAAAGAGGTGCACAGCTACAAAGTAGATGCCCAGCTGCGTCTCAAACAGGCCTTCAAACCCCATAACGCTTCTGTAACTGCAATGGCATATGAATGCAATGGAAAAATATTAGCCACAGGG AGCTCAGACTGCACTGTGTTCTTCTTCAATGTTGGAGAAACGTACGAGCCAATCGGTTTTGTCTCTGTTCCGGGACCAGTAGAGGTACTGGAGTGGTCACCTCATTCCCAT AATGACAACAGGTTGCTTATCTTGTGTCAAAATGGTCATATTGTGGAGGTACCTTGTCCTGATCCAAAAACCTTCAAGCAAACCAAATCCTATGAGCTGCTTGAACTTCCCAGAAGGTCCTTCTGCTTCAAGAGCATCAAATCTCAAATCAAG AGAGAGGACGAAATAGCAAGGCGACAAGCTTTGAATGAGAAGCGACAGAACGAGAGACAGGAAAATCAAATTacacaagaagaagaggagTTGCCCTCTATTTATATCCCTAACCCCCCTAGTCCTCTCTACTGGGGGTTCTATTCACAGCCGGGTCAGTTCTGGCTCTCTATG ggAGGATACGACTCAGGTTTCTTGTACCACTGTAAGTTCTCAGACAATCAGGATGAGGACCCAGACCAACGTAAGGATGAGCCGTTTGACTTCCTTGTGATCCATAATGGAGATGATGACTGGATTTGTTCAGTCACCTTCAG CTCAAACAGGCAGCTGATGCTCTGTGGCATGCACTCAGGCTCCATCAGAGTTTATCCTCTGGACCCCAATGACCACTCCCTAACCTCCATGCGAGCGTACTGGGAACTGAGCATCCACGACAGCATGTATGGACACCTACGAAACATCTCCTCCAGCCATGACGACCATTTTGTGCTGACAGCAGGAGATGATGGGAACATCTTCTCCTTCAGTCTGCTTCCTCCGGAGGAGCTACAGAAAACCTTCCAGAGAAAAAAGGCTAAGGTTCCTTCACCAAAG GTGGATTTTGAGAACGAGGAGTTAGCGCAAGACATCGATGACCCAGCAGCCTACAG CATAAAGATGGCAAAACAGAAGCTGGAGAAAGACCGTCTCTGGCAGGAAGCTGAGAGGAAGAAATCTGACAAGCGAAAAAAGCTCAGTGAGATTCAggaaatgtttgaaaaactgCTAAAGGAAAACCAAGAGCTACCAGGGCATATCCGGTTAACACCCACG GAGTTGCAGCTGGATCCACGTTTTGAAGAGCTGGCTGAGATAGAAAAAGCTGTGAAAGTGAAGGAGGTCCAAGACCAGATGAGCTGGGAAGAGGAGCACTCCCGTATTGCACTCAACAAACTACAGAACTG GGTCAAAGGCTCTTCAGGATCTGATGTACTCACCGTCTTCGCCATCCACACTGGCCACAAAGTCTCCACATATAATATTCCAGCGCTTTCTTCTGTACATATTCAACAACAGTGCAGGTCCGTTGATTCCAGCAGCAATGAAACAGCGCAAGGGGAACGTCGAAAATCCAAAGACCAACCTGTAAAAGACAGCAGCGAAACAGACG AGGAAGATGTGCCTCACACACTGGTGACTCGTTCCTTGGGGGTAAAGCTAGCAGATCGGCAGATAGAAAGGCTCCAAAAGGCTGCAGAGAAAGCTAAACAAGCGCaagcaaaaattgaaaagcGGAAGCAGGAATGGGATAAACT TTACGCGGAGAAGCCGAAGAAGAATTGTGAGGATCCACAAGATGTGCAGGCCATCTGTGAAGCCAAAGAGAAGATTGGAGACTTGAAACTTAAGACGGATAAAGACTTCACTGTACCAAAACACCTGAGAATGAGTGCAGACAGAAAGAAAGCTGAGATAAAAGACCTGGAGGATAAC ATACGTGAAAAACAGACCGAGATGAACAGAGACATCTGGGCCTTGCGAGACTCCAAGCTTCGCCTTGTAGCGAAACTCCAAATGCAAGCTCAGAAGCTACAGAGGGTCCAGAGTCTTCTGCCATCCCATCTCCATCGCTGTCCCCCGCCCCTACCCGCTATACGACCAGAGGAAATTCCAGACAAGAGGCAGCGATGTAGCCGAGCTCTCCTGGACAGATACAGGGTGCTGAGGGAGCAGAG GTTTCAATGCACCGAGCTGAAAAATCAGGAGGTGGGTTTGCTCGAGCAATTGGAAGAAGAGGTGGGAGAACTGGAAGAAGCAGAGGAAATAGCAAAGTTATCCTGTGTAGCccttgaagaagaagaagaagaagaagaagaagaagaagaagacaagccTCCAGAGGAGCAAGAAGCACAGCTGAGCGAGGAGACCAAGAATAGCAAATTGCTGCACATACAAGATTCTCTTCTGGAGAAG ATAGAAAGTTCGGTGCATCAGTTTGACAAGGAGCACCTGATGTGCCTAAACAAGCTACAGAAGCTGGACTGGAAGCTCAAACTTGGCAACCTTCGCCAGCTGACACTTTACCAGGAACTGCTGCTCCTTAAGGAGGTGGACAAGAATGAGAAGACCTTGCAGGAGAAGCTCAACATACGTCTGAAGGAGGAGAAAAACTTGACG TCTAAGCTGGAGGAGTGTCAGGAGGACCTGGAACAGAAGCGTAAAGACATAGCGAAGGTgcaggagagagagaaagctgTATCTAAAGCTTTTCGGGCCTCGCTGGGTGATGACAAGAAGTTTGAAGAGTATCTGTTCAAAGTTTTCAAGAAGAAAGTCAAACGTGCCAAGAAAAAGGAGCAGGCGGGACATGAAG AAAACGAAAATGACAGTGGGGAAGACTTTGATGATTATGAAAattgggatgatgatgatgatgagagcTGGGGTACACCGGAGGGAGAAGCTGCTGTTGAGGAATGTCCTCCAG ATTGTGACCCGAAGTTGTTTGAGCACATACTGCAGCTTCGTGAACGTCGACTGGACCTGGAAGAACGGCTGGCAGAGGAGAAAAAGAGTGCTGACGTTCTGGAAAGAGAATGCGACATGCTTATTAAGAAG TTAAAATCCATGCAGGTCAGTCGCAAGGCAGCAGAGGATGACTTGGAGCAAGTTAACagggaaaaacagcagcaaatgaACCAACTAGATGTTGTGGTTCCTCTTTGTCTGCACCAG ATTGAGTTTGATGCCGATGGTCCTGCAACTTCGGACCTCAGCTCGGCGTTGGTGCTCAACAGGACAGAGCTGCAACGTCTGCAGGAGCAAGTGAATCATCTGGAGGCGGAGAAGAGCCAGCAGACAGAGGTCTACAGTCAAGCCCGGCAGCAGTATACCAGGCTGGTTCAAGAACGCAAGGACATGAACGTTCAGATCCGAT TGCTGGAGAAGCTATGCAACCAGCTCATGATGACGAGGTTTGGGAGGGAGGTGGATCTGGAGGTTCTGCAGACGCTGTCAGGAAACAGAACGGTTGAGGAGCTGAAGCAGCAAAAACTCCTTCAAGAAGCTGCAAACGCTAAAGAAATCAAACAGTGGGAT aTTAAAGTAGAAAAGGCTTGTGAGGTCCTGATGGGGATGACAAAGAGCAACACAGAGCGCCTCCTTTGCTTGAATAGCCTATTTGAGCAGAAGAAAGAGCTGGAGCAGAAACTTGACGCAAGGCAGAAGAAAATT GATAAACAGCTTCAAGACTTCAGCCGACAAAGTGATAGAAATGAAGTGTGGCGTCTTCAAGAATTGGTGAGAAAACAGGCCCAGCAGGTGGAGACCCTCAGCACAGAGATCAACCTTCTTTCACGTAAAGGAGGGCACATTTTGCCGAGCAGCCACAACCAGTTGCCTCCGCTTGTTTCTTGGACCAAGCCCACTGTGCAGACACACACCAGGGAAGCAGGTGGACCGCATTCTAACAGACAGGACAGGAAGGCATGGAATGTTTACCAACAAAAGACTGGAGTCACAAAATGA
- the LOC131119968 gene encoding cilia- and flagella-associated protein 44-like isoform X4, which translates to MSRHNVTTRRQLSTDMYYKYEELYSRPFITPGSDIPENLLNLDHSFGYDCQRRENLQLLDDRTLFFIAGQMIIILDVSTKQQRYLRSCNTAGIGSIGVHPRKDYFAVAEKGHKPLLIVYEYPSIRAYRILREGTERAFCSVNFNSDGSLLASLGSTPDYMLTVWNWREEEVVLRCKAISQEVYRVSFSPYNPGLLTSSGSGHIKFWKMANTFTGLKLEGLIGHFGKTAATDIDGYIELPDGKVVSGSNWGNLLLWDGNTIKVELCRKGGRCCHDGVVQPFALEDGQLMTFGSDGVIRGWDFETIDTAQDSGGSSKFEVEPMNELVVGHHVCLSSIVKSSQPDSNVWFAQDSTGAIWKLDLSFKYTTPDPECLFSFHVGPIKGLDVSKKSHLMATTALDRSVRVFDFLAKTELTCSRFSQGGTALHWAPLTVSQTGSLLVTGFEDGVVRLLELFDPKEVHSYKVDAQLRLKQAFKPHNASVTAMAYECNGKILATGSSDCTVFFFNVGETYEPIGFVSVPGPVEVLEWSPHSHNDNRLLILCQNGHIVEVPCPDPKTFKQTKSYELLELPRRSFCFKSIKSQIKREDEIARRQALNEKRQNERQENQITQEEEELPSIYIPNPPSPLYWGFYSQPGQFWLSMGGYDSGFLYHCKFSDNQDEDPDQRKDEPFDFLVIHNGDDDWICSVTFSSNRQLMLCGMHSGSIRVYPLDPNDHSLTSMRAYWELSIHDSMYGHLRNISSSHDDHFVLTAGDDGNIFSFSLLPPEELQKTFQRKKAKVPSPKVDFENEELAQDIDDPAAYSIKMAKQKLEKDRLWQEAERKKSDKRKKLSEIQEMFEKLLKENQELPGHIRLTPTELQLDPRFEELAEIEKAVKVKEVQDQMSWEEEHSRIALNKLQNWVKGSSGSDVLTVFAIHTGHKVSTYNIPALSSVHIQQQCRSVDSSSNETAQGERRKSKDQPVKDSSETDEEDVPHTLVTRSLGVKLADRQIERLQKAAEKAKQAQAKIEKRKQEWDKLYAEKPKKNCEDPQDVQAICEAKEKIGDLKLKTDKDFTVPKHLRMSADRKKAEIKDLEDNIREKQTEMNRDIWALRDSKLRLVAKLQMQAQKLQRVQSLLPSHLHRCPPPLPAIRPEEIPDKRQRCSRALLDRYRVLREQRFQCTELKNQEVGLLEQLEEEVGELEEAEEIAKLSCVALEEEEEEEEEEEEDKPPEEQEAQLSEETKNSKLLHIQDSLLEKIESSVHQFDKEHLMCLNKLQKLDWKLKLGNLRQLTLYQELLLLKEVDKNEKTLQEKLNIRLKEEKNLTSKLEECQEDLEQKRKDIAKVQEREKAVSKAFRASLGDDKKFEEYLFKVFKKKVKRAKKKEQAGHEENENDSGEDFDDYENWDDDDDESWGTPEGEAAVEECPPDCDPKLFEHILQLRERRLDLEERLAEEKKSADVLERECDMLIKKLKSMQVSRKAAEDDLEQVNREKQQQMNQLDVVVPLCLHQIEFDADGPATSDLSSALVLNRTELQRLQEQVNHLEAEKSQQTEVYSQARQQYTRLVQERKDMNVQIRLLEKLCNQLMMTRFGREVDLEVLQTLSGNRTVEELKQQKLLQEAANAKEIKQWD; encoded by the exons ATGTCACGTCACAACGTCACAAC GAGGAGACAACTCTCTACTGATATGTACTACAAATATGAGGAACTGTATTCCAGACCGTTCATTACACCTGGTTCTGACATCCCAGAGAACCTCCTCAACCTCGA TCACTCGTTCGGCTACGACTGTCAACGCAGAGAAAACCTGCAGCTGCTGGATGATAGAACGCTGTTCTTTATAGCTGGTCAGATGATCATAATACTAGATGTTTCTACAAAGCAGCAGAGGTACCTTCGCTCCTGCAACACTGCAGGAATTGGCTCCATCGGG GTACACCCAAGAAAAGACTATTTTGCAGTGGCCGAGAAGGGACACAAACCACTGCTGATAGTATATGAATACCCTTCAATACGAGCATATCGCATCCTCAGAG agggtACAGAGCGTGCATTCTGCTCCGTCAACTTTAACAGCGACGGGAGTCTTCTGGCCAGCCTGGGCAGTACACCTGACTACATGCTGACAGTGTGGAACTggagggaggaggaagtggtccTCAGGTGCAAAGCCATTTCTCAGGAGGTCTACAGAGTGAGCTTCTCGCCATACAACCCCGGACTGCTGACATCATCAGGATCCGGACACATCAA GTTCTGGAAAATGGCCAACACATTTACTGGTCTCAAACTGGAGGGGCTTATTGGGCATTTTGGAAAAACTGCAGCGACTGACATTGATGGCTACATAGAACTTCCAGATGGAAAG GTGGTGTCTGGCTCCAACTGGGGCAACCTGTTGCTGTGGGATGGAAACACCATTAAAGTGGAGCTCTGCAGAAAGGGAGGACGGTGTTGTCATGATGGGGTTGTCCAGCCTTTTGCTTTGGAAGACGGACAGCTGATGACTTTTGGCTCCGATGGAGTCATCCGG GGCTGGGACTTTGAGACCATTGATACCGCCCAAGACAGCGGCGGGAGCAGCAAGTTCGAGGTGGAGCCAATGAATGAGTTGGTGGTTGGACATCATGTTTGCTTGTCCTCAATCGTAAAAAGCTCTCAACCCGACTCTAATGTTTGGTTTGCTCAG GATTCCACTGGAGCCATTTGGAAGTTGGACCTGTCATTCAAATACACA ACTCCTGATCCCGAATGCCTCTTTTCCTTCCACGTTGGACCAATCAAGGGTCTGGATGTCTCCAAGAAAAGTCATCTCATGGCCACAACTGCTCTGGATC GCTCAGTCAGAGTCTTTGACTTTCTGGCAAAAACAGAACTGACCTGTAGCCGCTTCAGCCAGGGTGGAACTGCTCTCCATTGGGCCCCCCTTACG GTCAGCCAGACTGGAAGTTTGCTCGTGACGGGTTTTGAAGATGGGGTGGTCCGCTTACTGGAGCTTTTTGACCCCAAAGAGGTGCACAGCTACAAAGTAGATGCCCAGCTGCGTCTCAAACAGGCCTTCAAACCCCATAACGCTTCTGTAACTGCAATGGCATATGAATGCAATGGAAAAATATTAGCCACAGGG AGCTCAGACTGCACTGTGTTCTTCTTCAATGTTGGAGAAACGTACGAGCCAATCGGTTTTGTCTCTGTTCCGGGACCAGTAGAGGTACTGGAGTGGTCACCTCATTCCCAT AATGACAACAGGTTGCTTATCTTGTGTCAAAATGGTCATATTGTGGAGGTACCTTGTCCTGATCCAAAAACCTTCAAGCAAACCAAATCCTATGAGCTGCTTGAACTTCCCAGAAGGTCCTTCTGCTTCAAGAGCATCAAATCTCAAATCAAG AGAGAGGACGAAATAGCAAGGCGACAAGCTTTGAATGAGAAGCGACAGAACGAGAGACAGGAAAATCAAATTacacaagaagaagaggagTTGCCCTCTATTTATATCCCTAACCCCCCTAGTCCTCTCTACTGGGGGTTCTATTCACAGCCGGGTCAGTTCTGGCTCTCTATG ggAGGATACGACTCAGGTTTCTTGTACCACTGTAAGTTCTCAGACAATCAGGATGAGGACCCAGACCAACGTAAGGATGAGCCGTTTGACTTCCTTGTGATCCATAATGGAGATGATGACTGGATTTGTTCAGTCACCTTCAG CTCAAACAGGCAGCTGATGCTCTGTGGCATGCACTCAGGCTCCATCAGAGTTTATCCTCTGGACCCCAATGACCACTCCCTAACCTCCATGCGAGCGTACTGGGAACTGAGCATCCACGACAGCATGTATGGACACCTACGAAACATCTCCTCCAGCCATGACGACCATTTTGTGCTGACAGCAGGAGATGATGGGAACATCTTCTCCTTCAGTCTGCTTCCTCCGGAGGAGCTACAGAAAACCTTCCAGAGAAAAAAGGCTAAGGTTCCTTCACCAAAG GTGGATTTTGAGAACGAGGAGTTAGCGCAAGACATCGATGACCCAGCAGCCTACAG CATAAAGATGGCAAAACAGAAGCTGGAGAAAGACCGTCTCTGGCAGGAAGCTGAGAGGAAGAAATCTGACAAGCGAAAAAAGCTCAGTGAGATTCAggaaatgtttgaaaaactgCTAAAGGAAAACCAAGAGCTACCAGGGCATATCCGGTTAACACCCACG GAGTTGCAGCTGGATCCACGTTTTGAAGAGCTGGCTGAGATAGAAAAAGCTGTGAAAGTGAAGGAGGTCCAAGACCAGATGAGCTGGGAAGAGGAGCACTCCCGTATTGCACTCAACAAACTACAGAACTG GGTCAAAGGCTCTTCAGGATCTGATGTACTCACCGTCTTCGCCATCCACACTGGCCACAAAGTCTCCACATATAATATTCCAGCGCTTTCTTCTGTACATATTCAACAACAGTGCAGGTCCGTTGATTCCAGCAGCAATGAAACAGCGCAAGGGGAACGTCGAAAATCCAAAGACCAACCTGTAAAAGACAGCAGCGAAACAGACG AGGAAGATGTGCCTCACACACTGGTGACTCGTTCCTTGGGGGTAAAGCTAGCAGATCGGCAGATAGAAAGGCTCCAAAAGGCTGCAGAGAAAGCTAAACAAGCGCaagcaaaaattgaaaagcGGAAGCAGGAATGGGATAAACT TTACGCGGAGAAGCCGAAGAAGAATTGTGAGGATCCACAAGATGTGCAGGCCATCTGTGAAGCCAAAGAGAAGATTGGAGACTTGAAACTTAAGACGGATAAAGACTTCACTGTACCAAAACACCTGAGAATGAGTGCAGACAGAAAGAAAGCTGAGATAAAAGACCTGGAGGATAAC ATACGTGAAAAACAGACCGAGATGAACAGAGACATCTGGGCCTTGCGAGACTCCAAGCTTCGCCTTGTAGCGAAACTCCAAATGCAAGCTCAGAAGCTACAGAGGGTCCAGAGTCTTCTGCCATCCCATCTCCATCGCTGTCCCCCGCCCCTACCCGCTATACGACCAGAGGAAATTCCAGACAAGAGGCAGCGATGTAGCCGAGCTCTCCTGGACAGATACAGGGTGCTGAGGGAGCAGAG GTTTCAATGCACCGAGCTGAAAAATCAGGAGGTGGGTTTGCTCGAGCAATTGGAAGAAGAGGTGGGAGAACTGGAAGAAGCAGAGGAAATAGCAAAGTTATCCTGTGTAGCccttgaagaagaagaagaagaagaagaagaagaagaagaagacaagccTCCAGAGGAGCAAGAAGCACAGCTGAGCGAGGAGACCAAGAATAGCAAATTGCTGCACATACAAGATTCTCTTCTGGAGAAG ATAGAAAGTTCGGTGCATCAGTTTGACAAGGAGCACCTGATGTGCCTAAACAAGCTACAGAAGCTGGACTGGAAGCTCAAACTTGGCAACCTTCGCCAGCTGACACTTTACCAGGAACTGCTGCTCCTTAAGGAGGTGGACAAGAATGAGAAGACCTTGCAGGAGAAGCTCAACATACGTCTGAAGGAGGAGAAAAACTTGACG TCTAAGCTGGAGGAGTGTCAGGAGGACCTGGAACAGAAGCGTAAAGACATAGCGAAGGTgcaggagagagagaaagctgTATCTAAAGCTTTTCGGGCCTCGCTGGGTGATGACAAGAAGTTTGAAGAGTATCTGTTCAAAGTTTTCAAGAAGAAAGTCAAACGTGCCAAGAAAAAGGAGCAGGCGGGACATGAAG AAAACGAAAATGACAGTGGGGAAGACTTTGATGATTATGAAAattgggatgatgatgatgatgagagcTGGGGTACACCGGAGGGAGAAGCTGCTGTTGAGGAATGTCCTCCAG ATTGTGACCCGAAGTTGTTTGAGCACATACTGCAGCTTCGTGAACGTCGACTGGACCTGGAAGAACGGCTGGCAGAGGAGAAAAAGAGTGCTGACGTTCTGGAAAGAGAATGCGACATGCTTATTAAGAAG TTAAAATCCATGCAGGTCAGTCGCAAGGCAGCAGAGGATGACTTGGAGCAAGTTAACagggaaaaacagcagcaaatgaACCAACTAGATGTTGTGGTTCCTCTTTGTCTGCACCAG ATTGAGTTTGATGCCGATGGTCCTGCAACTTCGGACCTCAGCTCGGCGTTGGTGCTCAACAGGACAGAGCTGCAACGTCTGCAGGAGCAAGTGAATCATCTGGAGGCGGAGAAGAGCCAGCAGACAGAGGTCTACAGTCAAGCCCGGCAGCAGTATACCAGGCTGGTTCAAGAACGCAAGGACATGAACGTTCAGATCCGAT TGCTGGAGAAGCTATGCAACCAGCTCATGATGACGAGGTTTGGGAGGGAGGTGGATCTGGAGGTTCTGCAGACGCTGTCAGGAAACAGAACGGTTGAGGAGCTGAAGCAGCAAAAACTCCTTCAAGAAGCTGCAAACGCTAAAGAAATCAAACAGTGGGAT TAG